In Nocardia sp. NBC_01327, the genomic stretch TGATCGTCGATCCGCAGCGGAGATCGGTGCAGGTGTGGATACTCGGGATCGCCGTGGTGGCAGCGGCATTCAGCATTGTGGCGGTGCCGCTGTGGCGGTATGCCGTGCATCGGTGGGAGATCACCGATGAGGCCGTCTATACGCGCACCGGGTGGTTCACGCAGGAGAGCCGGGTCGCGCCGATCAGTCGCGTACAGACGGTGGACACCTACCGGGGGCCGCTCGAGCGGCTGCTCGGACTGGCCACCGTCACCGTGACCACCGCGTCCTCCGCCGGGGCCGTGCACATCAGCGCCCTGGAAACCGAGGATGCCCGGCGCACGGTCACGCAGCTGACCGAGATCGCGGCGCGGCATCGCGGAGACGCGACATGAGCCATCCGCCCGGCCCCGATCCCGCAGCGTCCTATGCACCGTCTCCCTACGCGCGACCGTCGGATGCGTCCCCGGCACTTCCGGATCCTGTGCCACCGGCACCCGCAGGCCATGGCTCCCCCGCGGTTTCCGACCATGCGACCGGGTCGGGCGCACCGGCCGCCGAGGTATGGCAGCGGCTGGATCGCCGAATGCTGCTGGTGCATCCCATCACCGAGCTCATCCGCTATATCCCGGTGCTGCTGGCGACCTTGATCGCCGGTGCGCGCAGTGACAGTCCGGTGTGGAGCCTCGGGGTGGTCGGGGTGATCATCACCTTCGCGCTCACCCGGTGGTTCACCACCACCTACCGCATCACCCCGGACAATCTGGAACTGCGCACGGGACTGTTTCAGCGCAAACGACTTTCGGTGCCGCGCAATCGGGTGCGTTCGGTCGATGTGGAGGCCGATCTGCTGCACCGGGTGCTGGGATTGGCGGTGCTGTCCATCGGTACCGGCCAGCAGGCCGAGCGCAAGGACCGGTTCCGGCTCGACTCGCTCGACGCCCGGCTGGTGCCCGCACTGCGCACCACACTGCTCGAGCATACCCAGATGGGCTCGGAACCCGCTGCCGCACAACCGGTTCCGCAGTCAGCTGACGACCACAGCGTGGTGCTGGGCAAATCGCCCACCTCGGCCCCCGAAGCCAAGCCGCCGGTGGAAATCGCGCACTGGCAGCCGGACTGGGTGCGGTACGCGCCCCTGTCCCTGACCGGATTCGCGATCATCGCCCCGATCCTCGGCCTGGCGTTCCAGTACGGCTTCGCGAAGGTCATCGTCAATTCCGATGCCGTACAGGGCCTGGAAGACGGTGGCGCACAGGCCATCGCCCTGGCGATCGCCGCACTCCTGGTATTCCTGGTGCTGTTCGTCAGCCTCACCGCCTGCGCTCGCTACCTCGCCACCTACTACGGACTGCGGGTCATCGACGACGGCGCCACCCTGCACATTCGGCACGGCCTGTTCACCACCCGCCAGATCACCCTCGATCTGGCCCGCCTGCGCGGTGTCACCGTCAACGAACCCCTGCTGCTGCGCCTGGCCGGGGCCGCCGAACTCGAAACCATCATGACCGGCACCAAATCTCGTCAGAAGATCCTGCCGCAGGCGCCGCGCACCGCCATCGATCGCACCGTCGCGCACCTGCTCGACTCGAACGCCGATATCGGCGATCCCCGCCCCGCAGCGCCACCGCCGGTCACCGCCGCGCTGCGCCCGCACGGACCGGCCGCACAGCGGCGGCGCTTCACTCGCGCCTTCAGCCCGCTCGCACTGATCGCCCTCGCCCTGATCGCGGCATCCCTTGCGGGCGTGGATATTCCGGCCTGGCCGTGGGTGCTGCTGGCCGTGGCCGCCGTCCTGGCCGCCGCGCTGGCCTGGGATCGCTACCGCGGCCTCGGCCATGCGGTGATTCCCGCCGCGCACGGCAATCCCACCTGGCTCATCACCCGCAGCGGCTCCCTGGATCGCGACCGCGATTGCCTGGAGGGCCCGGGCATCATCGGCTGGACGGTCAAACAATCCTGGTTCCAGCGCCGGGCCGGGCTGGCGACCATCACCGCCGCGACGGCCGCGGGCAAGAAGCGCTATCACGTGATCGACATCCCCTTCGATCAAGCGTGGCCGCTGATCGAGGCCGTCACTCCGGGGCAGCTCGGAACGCGCTGAGCCACAACGCGCAGAACACGAACGAGGCCCGGCATAGGATCGAATGATCCACTGCCGGGCCTTGATTCGCGATAGGGGTGCTTCGGTTCAGCCGTTCACCACTGGCCGGGGACGTAGTCGCCGCCCGCCATCCCCGCGATCACATTGAGACGGTTCCAGGCATTGATCGTCGCGATGAGGGAGATGAGCGCGCCGATCTGGTCGTCGTCGTAGGACTTGCGCACCTGCGCCCAGGTGTCCGCGCTGATGCCGCGGCTGTTGTCGGCCAGCCGGGTGCCCTCCTCGGTCAGCGCGAGGGCGGCGCGCTCGGCCTCGGTGAAGACGTTCGACTCCTGCCAGGCGGCGATCAGGGCCAAGCGCACCGGGGTCTCACCGGCGTGGACGGCGTCCTTGGTGTGCATATCCAGGCACATTCCGCATCCGTTGATCTGGGAGGCGC encodes the following:
- a CDS encoding PH domain-containing protein, translated to MSHPPGPDPAASYAPSPYARPSDASPALPDPVPPAPAGHGSPAVSDHATGSGAPAAEVWQRLDRRMLLVHPITELIRYIPVLLATLIAGARSDSPVWSLGVVGVIITFALTRWFTTTYRITPDNLELRTGLFQRKRLSVPRNRVRSVDVEADLLHRVLGLAVLSIGTGQQAERKDRFRLDSLDARLVPALRTTLLEHTQMGSEPAAAQPVPQSADDHSVVLGKSPTSAPEAKPPVEIAHWQPDWVRYAPLSLTGFAIIAPILGLAFQYGFAKVIVNSDAVQGLEDGGAQAIALAIAALLVFLVLFVSLTACARYLATYYGLRVIDDGATLHIRHGLFTTRQITLDLARLRGVTVNEPLLLRLAGAAELETIMTGTKSRQKILPQAPRTAIDRTVAHLLDSNADIGDPRPAAPPPVTAALRPHGPAAQRRRFTRAFSPLALIALALIAASLAGVDIPAWPWVLLAVAAVLAAALAWDRYRGLGHAVIPAAHGNPTWLITRSGSLDRDRDCLEGPGIIGWTVKQSWFQRRAGLATITAATAAGKKRYHVIDIPFDQAWPLIEAVTPGQLGTR
- a CDS encoding PH domain-containing protein, which codes for MSDRPASGDTRTASGELRTAPGGIMADPAWHPSPRAKLLWALSATLSWIVPFIALIIWMIVDPQRRSVQVWILGIAVVAAAFSIVAVPLWRYAVHRWEITDEAVYTRTGWFTQESRVAPISRVQTVDTYRGPLERLLGLATVTVTTASSAGAVHISALETEDARRTVTQLTEIAARHRGDAT
- a CDS encoding carboxymuconolactone decarboxylase family protein; the encoded protein is MTRFALYENEIAAKFNKRLVTAARVIDESPLDKATQELVKIRASQINGCGMCLDMHTKDAVHAGETPVRLALIAAWQESNVFTEAERAALALTEEGTRLADNSRGISADTWAQVRKSYDDDQIGALISLIATINAWNRLNVIAGMAGGDYVPGQW